A window of the Pseudomonas sp. B21_DOA genome harbors these coding sequences:
- a CDS encoding transporter substrate-binding domain-containing protein gives MRQGLRVLLLWLGLVVSVGANDQPQTLEVLARLEPGSIQVRLDDRERQWLREHPVLRMGISGPDYPPFEITRNQHELEGLTADYADLLAQLLGIRIEVRRFVDRPALMAALKRADVELLGTSNSFEAADPAFVLSRPYAEDQPMLVTRHDEKLPADLAGKRIAMVEDYLPLAHVQAFYPGAHVQLYASAMDALGAVAFGADDVYLGDFISANYLINTNYRNDLQLAGPSGLDANPFAFALLRSDVVLKRIVDKALLAVPMERRHLIEQRWSVGLAEMAEQSRVQLSAAEQQWLDQHPVVRVGAVEDFAPLAFFDADGRFNGLAAQLLSLIAQRSGLNFEVVRGTSLNDQFAQLQAGALDVLPVVTPSTEREAQLQFTRAYLNNPFVLVSAANGQHPLPLDDLAGKRLAIYRGHPLREYLLQRVPGLRLVEVKSPAEGMALIDRGQVDVTVSSLLVARFLIARQYRDRLRITGTVGDQPARIALATAPQSALLHSILNKALLSIAPQQMDELVERWSHDVVVEDSYWSRHRREILLGFAGAAGLLVLALIWIGWQRRQIHQRQQWLLQLQQAKDAADEANRAKSTFLATMSHEIRTPMNALIGMLELALKRAEEGVTDRLAIQVASNAGQQLLALIGDILDIARIESGHLSLSPERANLRETVLSVCRVFEGLARQKRLLWRIELDPRADVDVLIDPTRFKQVLSNLLSNAIKFTQSGDVSLRLQIVAISHEQVNVQVLIEDNGIGISGEDQKRLFSPFVQASNSLQAARSGSGLGLVISRNLCEMMGGTLGLDSDLGQGTRVEMNLSLPLLTAVTTTLATPEAAAATCVLSVLVVDDHPVNRLLMCWQLSELGHRTVDVGDGEQGLDRWRNQAFDVVITDCNMPRRNGYELARTIRDEEASSGRRPCLILGFTANAQVEERLRCLDAGMDGCLFKPIRLHDLAEALKGAHRCERHEEDEPPGAEPVEIDLSALEQMAGPDQSLIERLREEVGNSLRDDLQALDQIHVGDRNGLRELAHRIRGGAQMVGAARVVAACADLDTACRDGENAFIERAIGKLREAMHGLARCL, from the coding sequence ATGAGGCAGGGACTGCGGGTTTTATTGCTGTGGCTGGGGCTTGTTGTCTCGGTCGGGGCGAATGACCAGCCGCAGACGCTGGAGGTGCTGGCGCGCCTCGAACCGGGAAGTATCCAGGTCCGCCTCGATGATCGGGAGCGCCAGTGGCTGCGTGAGCATCCAGTCTTGCGCATGGGCATCTCCGGCCCGGATTACCCGCCCTTCGAAATCACCCGCAATCAGCATGAGCTGGAAGGGCTGACGGCGGATTACGCCGACCTGCTGGCGCAACTGCTCGGTATCAGGATCGAAGTGCGGCGTTTCGTCGATCGTCCTGCACTGATGGCCGCACTCAAGCGCGCTGACGTCGAACTCCTGGGCACCTCGAACAGTTTCGAAGCGGCGGATCCGGCCTTTGTTCTGTCGCGGCCGTACGCTGAAGATCAGCCGATGCTGGTGACGCGTCATGACGAGAAACTGCCTGCTGACCTTGCAGGCAAACGCATCGCCATGGTCGAAGATTACCTGCCACTGGCCCATGTTCAGGCGTTCTACCCCGGCGCCCACGTGCAGCTTTACGCTTCGGCCATGGATGCACTCGGCGCGGTCGCCTTCGGTGCCGACGATGTGTACCTGGGCGACTTCATCAGCGCCAATTATCTGATCAACACCAACTATCGCAACGACCTGCAATTGGCCGGGCCGTCGGGGCTTGACGCCAATCCGTTCGCCTTTGCGTTGTTGCGCAGCGATGTGGTGCTCAAACGCATCGTCGACAAGGCCTTGCTGGCCGTGCCCATGGAGCGTCGCCATCTGATCGAACAGCGCTGGAGTGTCGGCCTCGCCGAGATGGCCGAGCAGTCCCGGGTACAGCTCAGCGCCGCCGAGCAGCAGTGGCTCGATCAGCACCCGGTAGTTCGGGTGGGCGCGGTCGAAGACTTCGCGCCGTTGGCGTTTTTCGATGCCGACGGACGCTTCAACGGCCTGGCAGCGCAGTTGCTGAGCCTGATTGCACAGCGCAGCGGGCTGAATTTCGAGGTCGTCCGTGGCACCTCGCTGAACGACCAGTTCGCCCAACTTCAGGCCGGCGCACTCGATGTTCTGCCGGTGGTGACGCCGAGCACCGAGCGGGAAGCGCAGCTGCAATTCACCCGCGCCTATCTGAACAATCCGTTCGTGCTGGTCAGCGCAGCGAACGGCCAACATCCATTGCCACTCGACGACCTGGCCGGCAAACGCCTGGCCATCTATCGCGGCCACCCGTTGCGCGAATACCTGCTGCAACGCGTGCCCGGACTACGTCTGGTCGAAGTCAAAAGCCCAGCCGAAGGCATGGCGCTAATTGACCGAGGACAGGTCGACGTGACGGTAAGCTCGTTGCTGGTGGCGCGTTTTCTGATCGCCCGCCAATACCGCGACCGCCTGCGTATTACCGGCACCGTAGGCGATCAGCCGGCGCGCATCGCTTTGGCCACGGCGCCGCAGTCGGCGCTGCTGCACTCGATCCTGAACAAGGCGTTGCTGAGCATCGCGCCGCAGCAGATGGATGAACTGGTCGAGCGCTGGAGCCACGATGTGGTGGTGGAGGACAGCTATTGGTCGCGCCATCGCCGCGAGATTCTGCTTGGTTTTGCCGGCGCCGCAGGCTTGCTGGTGCTGGCCTTGATCTGGATCGGCTGGCAGCGTCGGCAGATCCATCAGCGCCAGCAATGGTTGTTGCAACTGCAACAGGCCAAGGACGCAGCGGATGAGGCCAATCGGGCCAAAAGCACTTTCCTGGCGACCATGAGCCACGAGATCCGCACACCGATGAACGCCTTGATCGGCATGCTCGAACTGGCCCTCAAGCGCGCAGAGGAGGGCGTGACTGATCGACTGGCAATTCAGGTGGCGTCGAATGCCGGCCAGCAATTATTGGCGTTGATCGGCGACATTCTCGACATCGCTCGTATCGAGTCGGGGCATTTGTCCCTCTCGCCCGAGCGGGCCAATTTACGCGAGACAGTGTTATCGGTGTGTCGGGTTTTCGAAGGGCTGGCGCGGCAGAAACGGCTCTTGTGGCGCATCGAACTTGATCCGCGCGCCGACGTCGATGTGCTGATCGATCCGACGCGCTTCAAACAGGTGCTGTCGAACCTGTTGAGCAATGCGATCAAATTTACCCAGTCAGGTGACGTCAGCCTGCGACTGCAGATCGTTGCGATATCGCACGAGCAAGTGAATGTGCAAGTGCTGATCGAAGACAACGGCATCGGCATCAGCGGCGAAGATCAAAAGCGCCTGTTCAGCCCGTTCGTTCAAGCGAGCAATAGCCTTCAAGCGGCGCGCAGCGGTTCCGGCCTGGGGCTGGTGATCAGTCGTAACCTCTGCGAAATGATGGGCGGCACGCTGGGTCTTGATAGTGATCTCGGGCAAGGCACGCGAGTGGAAATGAATCTGTCCTTGCCGCTGTTGACAGCTGTGACGACCACACTGGCAACGCCCGAGGCGGCAGCCGCTACCTGTGTATTGAGCGTGTTGGTGGTGGACGATCACCCGGTCAACCGCTTGCTGATGTGCTGGCAATTGAGCGAACTGGGGCATCGCACGGTAGACGTGGGCGACGGAGAACAGGGGCTGGACCGCTGGCGAAACCAGGCCTTCGATGTCGTCATCACCGACTGCAACATGCCGCGACGCAATGGCTATGAGCTGGCGCGCACCATTCGCGATGAAGAGGCCTCCAGCGGCCGCAGGCCCTGTCTGATCCTCGGTTTTACGGCCAATGCGCAGGTCGAAGAGCGCCTGCGCTGTCTGGATGCCGGCATGGACGGTTGCCTGTTCAAACCGATTCGCTTGCATGATCTGGCTGAAGCCCTGAAAGGCGCTCATCGTTGCGAGCGCCACGAAGAAGATGAACCGCCAGGTGCCGAGCCCGTCGAGATTGATTTGAGTGCTCTGGAACAGATGGCCGGTCCCGATCAGTCATTGATAGAGCGCTTGCGCGAGGAAGTTGGCAACAGCCTGCGCGATGATCTCCAGGCTCTGGATCAGATCCACGTCGGCGACCGCAACGGCCTGCGTGAGCTGGCCCATCGCATCAGGGGCGGTGCGCAAATGGTTGGGGCTGCGCGGGTTGTTGCGGCGTGCGCAGATCTGGACACGGCGTGCCGAGACGGTGAAAACGCGTTTATCGAGCGTGCCATCGGCAAGTTGCGCGAAGCCATGCACGGCCTCGCACGGTGCCTCTGA